In the Paraburkholderia acidisoli genome, CGCCGTATGTGTTATTGCTCGTCGTCTCGTCGATCCTGTTCGGCTTCGGCTGGGCGCATTACTGGCCGTGGTACGCGTTCTTCGCCACCAATATCGGCGACGCGCTGGGACAGAGCGGCCACGACAGCCTGAACATTCTCTGGTCGCTCGCCGTCGAGGAACAGTTCTATATCGTCTGGCCCTTCGTGGTGTTGCTGCTGCCGCGCCGCTGGCTCGCCATCGTGGCCGCCGCGTTGATCGTCATCACGCCGATCCTGCGCGCTGTCGCCACGCCGTGGTTCGACACGTATTGGCCGATCTACTACCTCACGCCGTTCCGCATGGACCTGCTGGCCGCGGGCGCGCTGCTCGCCGTGCTCGTGCGCAACGACCGCAACGCACTCGAACCGCTCAAGATTCCGGCGGCCGTGCTGTTCTTTCTGGCGCTGGCCGCGCTGGCGTGGCTGCATCTGCATTACCCGCGCTTTCGCGGCATGAACACGCCCGCCTCGAACGCACTGCTCTACAGCATCTCGCTCGTGCTGTGTACCTCGGCGGTGGTGTACGCGCTGCAATCGAAGGGCATCGTGCGGCGCGTGCTCAGTCATCCCGTGCTCGTGTACGTGGGCACCATCAGCTACACGATCTACCTCATCCACCTCACGATCCTCTACGCCCTGTGGCCGCATTTCGGCCGCCTGGCGAGCGCGGGAATCGGACTCGCGATCACGCTGATTTACGCAAGCGCGAGCTGGTTCCTGTTCGAACGCCGCCTCACGCGCGGGCCCAACCGGCGTGCCCACACCACGCCGGCCACGCTCGGCTCGCGGGTGAACTCCACCAGCGCGCAATCGTGATTCCCTTCCCCGTTCGCTACTTCAAAAGGCACATCACATGAACGAACGACGCAAAGCCATCATCACCGGCGTGTCCGGCCAGGACGGTGCTTACCTCACGCGCCTTTTGCTCGACAAGGGCTACCACGTGACCGGCACGTACCGCCGCACCAGCTCGGTCAACTTCTGGCGCATGAGCGAACTCGGAATTCTCGATCATCCCTCCCTCGAACTGGTCGAGCACGATCTCACCGACGCGGGCTCGACGATGCGTCTCGTCGAGCGCGCCAAGGCGCAAGAGGTGTACAACCTCGCCGCGCAAAGCTTCGTGGGCGTGTCGTTCGATCAACCGGTCACCACCGCCGAAGTCACGGGCATCGGCGCACTCAATCTGCTCGAAGCGATTCGCGTGGTGAATCCGCGCATGCGCTTCTATCAGGCTTCGACCTCCGAAATGTTCGGCAAGGTGCAGGCCGTGCCGCAATGCGAGGACACGGCGTTTTATCCGCGCAGCCCTTATGGCATCGCCAAGCTGTTCGCCCACTGGTCGACGGTCAACTATCGCGAGTCCTACGACATCTTCGCGACGAGCGGCATTCTCTTCAATCACGAGTCGCCGCTACGTGGCCGCGAATTCGTGACGCGCAAGATCACCGACGCCGTGGCGAAGATCAAGCTCGGCAAGCAGAACATGCTCGAACTCGGCAACCTCGACGCCAAGCGCGACTGGGGTTACGCCTCCGAATATGTGGAAGGCATGTGGCGCATGCTGCAAGCCGATGAACCCGACACCTACGTGCTCGCCACGGGCCGCACCGAAACCGTGCGCGATTTCGTGAAGATGGCCTTTTCCGCCGCGGGCTTCCAGCTCGAATGGTCAGGCAAGGGCGAGCGCGAGACCGGCATTTGCGTGGCCACGGGCCGCAAGCTCGTGAGCGTGAGCCCGCGCTTCTATCGTCCCGCCGAAGTCGATCTGCTGATCGGTTCTGCCGAAAAGGCGCGCGAGAAACTCGGCTGGCAGCCGCAAACCACGCTCGAACAACTTTGCCAGATGATGGTCACGGCCGACCTCACGCGCAACGAACGCCATGACACGTTCTGATAACCCGGCTCCTTCGAAGCAGCCGCACGCGCTCATCACGGGTATCGGCGGCTTCACCGGGCGCTACATGGCCGCCCGCCTCGCGGCGGACGGCTATCGCCTCTGGGGCACCGTGCGTGACAACGAACACGTGCCCGAGGGCGTCACGCCGCTCGCCGCCGATCTGCTCGACACCCAGTCGCTCGCGCATGCCGTGGAAGCCGCGCAGCCCGATGTGGTCGTGCACCTCGCCGCCGTGGCCAACGTCGCGAGCAGCGATGTCGCGCGCACCTATGTGGTCAACGTGGTCGGCACGCGCAACCTGCTGGAGGCGCTCGCGAAGCAGCGCAAGACGCCGCGCGCCGTGCTGCTCGCGAGCAGCGCCAACGTCTATGGCAACGCCACCAACGGCGTGATCGACGAAACCGTGGCGCCGCAACCGGCCAACGACTACGCGGTCAGCAAACTCGCGATGGAGTACGTCGCGAAGCGCTGGAACGACACGCTGCCGATCATCGTTGCGCGGCCGTTCAACTACACCGGCGTGGGCCAGACGGTCGACTTCCTGATCCCGAAGATCGTCGAACATTACGCGCGGGGCGAAGAGCGCATTTCGCTCGGCAATATCCACGTGGCGCGCGACTTCTCCGATGTGCGGGATGTCGTGGACAGCTACGCCAGACTGATTGCCGCCGCGCCGCGCGGCGCGACCGTCAACGTCTGCTCGGGCCGCGGCCATACGCTCGGAGCGTTGCTCGACATGCTGTCGCGCATTGCCGGTTACGACATCGACGTGCACATCGATCCGCGTTTCGTGCGCGCCAACGAAGTGCGCCAGCTCATCGGCTCGAATGCGAAGCTGCGCTCGGTGGTGGGCGACAGCACGCGCAAACGGCTCGAAGAGACCTTGCGCTGGATGTACGACGAAGCGCGCGAACGTCTGCTCGAAACGCAATGAAGGCGCGCGGGTTTTCACGCTCCGCGCGCCCTCCCTTCTTCACTTCGCGTTGCTGAAACCGCCGCCCTTTCGGGCGGCGTTTCTTTTGGCCGTTCCTTCGGCCTTTCGATCGTTCAATGCGCGGCGGCAATCGCTTCCGCGTACACACCGGCCACGCGCTTCGCGATCACGGCGTTGTCGAAATGCTCGCGTGCATACGCCTTGCAGGCGGCCTCGTCGGGCAGTTTGATACGGCCCGAGAGCGCCCC is a window encoding:
- the gmd gene encoding GDP-mannose 4,6-dehydratase, whose product is MNERRKAIITGVSGQDGAYLTRLLLDKGYHVTGTYRRTSSVNFWRMSELGILDHPSLELVEHDLTDAGSTMRLVERAKAQEVYNLAAQSFVGVSFDQPVTTAEVTGIGALNLLEAIRVVNPRMRFYQASTSEMFGKVQAVPQCEDTAFYPRSPYGIAKLFAHWSTVNYRESYDIFATSGILFNHESPLRGREFVTRKITDAVAKIKLGKQNMLELGNLDAKRDWGYASEYVEGMWRMLQADEPDTYVLATGRTETVRDFVKMAFSAAGFQLEWSGKGERETGICVATGRKLVSVSPRFYRPAEVDLLIGSAEKAREKLGWQPQTTLEQLCQMMVTADLTRNERHDTF
- a CDS encoding acyltransferase family protein: MTVDRPLDSVSPANHSHRIVQLDGLRAIAVLAVFAQHALRAPLWMGVDLFFVLSGFLITGILMERKSRGQSYFSYFYARRVRRILPPYVLLLVVSSILFGFGWAHYWPWYAFFATNIGDALGQSGHDSLNILWSLAVEEQFYIVWPFVVLLLPRRWLAIVAAALIVITPILRAVATPWFDTYWPIYYLTPFRMDLLAAGALLAVLVRNDRNALEPLKIPAAVLFFLALAALAWLHLHYPRFRGMNTPASNALLYSISLVLCTSAVVYALQSKGIVRRVLSHPVLVYVGTISYTIYLIHLTILYALWPHFGRLASAGIGLAITLIYASASWFLFERRLTRGPNRRAHTTPATLGSRVNSTSAQS
- a CDS encoding GDP-mannose 4,6-dehydratase, which encodes MTRSDNPAPSKQPHALITGIGGFTGRYMAARLAADGYRLWGTVRDNEHVPEGVTPLAADLLDTQSLAHAVEAAQPDVVVHLAAVANVASSDVARTYVVNVVGTRNLLEALAKQRKTPRAVLLASSANVYGNATNGVIDETVAPQPANDYAVSKLAMEYVAKRWNDTLPIIVARPFNYTGVGQTVDFLIPKIVEHYARGEERISLGNIHVARDFSDVRDVVDSYARLIAAAPRGATVNVCSGRGHTLGALLDMLSRIAGYDIDVHIDPRFVRANEVRQLIGSNAKLRSVVGDSTRKRLEETLRWMYDEARERLLETQ